The sequence below is a genomic window from Micromonospora aurantiaca ATCC 27029.
GCCCGGTGCAGGTAGTCCTTGGGGTCCTTCGGCGGGTCCACGTGCAGCACCAGCGAGACGCCGTCGACGTGGATGCCGCGGGCCGCCACGTCGGTCGCGACCAGCACGGGCGTGCGGCCCTCGCGGAACTCGGCGAGCGTCTTGGTACGCATGCGCTGCGTCTTGCCGCCGTGCAGCCCACCGGCCCGCACACCGACGGCCGCGAGCTGCTCGACCAGCCGGTCCACGCCGAGCTGCGTACGGGCGAACAGCATGGTGCGGCCCTCACGGGCGGCGATGGACGCGGCGACGGCGAACTTGTCGTGCGGCGGGATCAGCAGCAGGTGGTGATCCATGGTGGACACGGCGGCGGTGGCCGGTGCGGTCGAGTGGGTGACCGGGTCGGTCATGAACCGCTTGACGAGCGTGTCGACGTCGTTGTCCAGAGTGGCCGAGAACAGCAGTCGCTGCGCGTCCGCCGGAGTCTTCGCCAGCAGCTGGGTGACCTCGGGCAGGAAGCCCATGTCCGCCATCTGGTCGGCCTCGTCCAGCACGGTGATCTCGACGTCGTCGAGGCGGCACACGCCGCGCTCGATCAGGTCGCCGAGCCGTCCCGGGGTGGCCACGACGATCTCCACGCCGCGGCGCAGCGCGTCGATCTGCCGGTCGTACGGCACGCCGCCGACGGCGGTCTTCAGGAACACGCCGACCGCCTTGCCGAGCGGCATGAGCGCGTCGTTGACCTGCATGGCCAGTTCACGGGTGGGGACCAGGACCAGGGCGCGCGGGTGCAGCGGCCGGGCCCGGTTGCGGTCGGCGAGCCGGGCGATCACCGGCAGGCCGAAGGCGAGCGTCTTGCCCGAGCCGGTCTGGCCCCGGCCGAGGACGTCGCGGCCCGCGAGCGAGTCGGGCAGCGTGGCCCGCTGGATCTCGAACGGGGTGGTGATGCCCTGCCGGGCGAGCACCTCGACGACCTGCCGGGGCAGGCCGAGCGAGGCGAAGTCGACGGTGTCGGGCGTCGGGTCGACGGACGGGGACGTGCTGGATTCAGCGAACGTGGTCAAGAAATACCTCTCGAGCGGGGCGCATCTTCGCGATGGCCCGCCGCGGCCTGTCACGCCGCCGAATCGCCCGCAAGATCGCCCATGGGCGCGCAGTCGGGGCGCGCCGGGTCAGTGATCGGAGACAAGTGTACGGCGCATCGCCGACTCCGCCACGGCAACGCGAAGCCGTAGTGGGCGGGCTCACCCCTGTCACTCGATGAGCATGGTCCCGGTCAGGCTGCTCAATGCGTCGTTGGCGAGGAAGACCACGAGCAGGCTGATCGCGATGAGCATGGTCAGCGCGACGGCCAGCACGATGATCACCTTGGTGTTGCCGCCCCGGGCCGCCGGGCCCTCCTCGGACCAGCCCTGGGCCAGGATGTGCCCGGTCAGCGATCCGGAGTTCTCCAGAGGGTTGCCCTGCGGGAACGACACGGTGGCGAAACCGGGCCCGTCGGTCCCGCCGTACGCGGTGCCGGCGAGATCCGGGCCGGCGGGCTGGGGGCGTACCGGACGGGTCGTGTCGGCGTCGCGGGCGGTCGTGGCCGGCGGCGGCCAGGTCGGCAGCGCCGGGGCCGGCACCACTGGCGGCGGCGGTGCCGACACGGGTGCGGCGGCCCACGACGGCAGCGCACCGTCCGGCGTGCCGGGCGTGGCCGGCGGGCCCGGCACGGCGGCCCGCGCGGGCGGGAACGACGGGCCGGGCGCCGGGGCGGGGAACAGCGGCGCGGGCAGTGGGCCCGGCCCGCCGGTCATCGCCGGTGGCGGCGGGAACGGCGGCGCGGGCATCGGACCCGGCGGGGGCGGGGGCGGGGGTACGGGCGGACCCGGCGGCGGTACCGGCGGCCCGGGGATCGGTGGCACCGGTCCGGGCGTCGGCGTCGGCGGGGCGGGTGCGGGCGGCGTGGGCAGGGGTGGCGTGGGCCGGAGCGGTGGTTCCGGCTCGGGTACCGGCGGCGCGGGCGACGGTGGCGTCGGACCGGGCACCGGGGTCGGCGCCGGCTCGGGCTCGGGGCCGTTCGGCGCCGGGGGCTGCGCGGGCTCCGGCGGCTGGACCGGCTCCGGCGGTTCCGGGTTCACCGGACCGGCCCGGTAGACGGTGGCGGCGGCGGGCGGCGCGGCCACCACGGAGGCGGCGACCTCCTCGGCGGAGACACGGCTCAGGCCGGGTACCGATGCGCTGGCCCGCGCGGGTGCGGATCCGGCCTGCTCAGCGGGTGTGGAAGAGCCGGTGAGCGGGGCCGGGCGGCCGGCCGCGGAGGCCGGCGCCGCGTTCGGCGGAGACTCGGCCGAACCGGCTGCCGAGGACTGGGAGTCGTCCTGCGGCCCGACGGCGGTCCCGTCCGCCTGCTCGGCCGGTGCGGTGTCGCGGTCCGGTGCGGCGTCGGCCGGTGCTGCCGCGTCCGCGGTTGCGACGGGCGGCGTGGGCACGCGTGCGGAACCGGAGACGCGGGGTGCCGGGATGGCGGCCGGAGCACTGCCGGGCGTACCCGGGGAGGCGTCGCCGTCGGCCTCCGCGGCGGCGGGCTGGGACGTCGCCTGGCGTTCGCCCACGGCGAAGGCGGACCAGCTGGACGGCGGCACGGTGGCACCGGGGAGGCGCCGGTCCAGCGGCGGTGGGGTGTCCGCCGGGGTGGCCGCCCGGTACGTCGTGGGGCCGGCCTGCGGCAGCGGCTGCTCGTCACCGGCGGGCGGCGGCACGGCCGAGCCCGCGACCGACACCCGCGCCCGCGCGACGGCTATCGGCCCGGGTGGGGCCGAACCGTGGTCGTCGTCGCCGGCCGGGTCGGCGGGGTCGGGCGTCGGTCCCGGGTGGACCTTCTCCGCCGGAACGTCCTGCTCGCCCATCTCGCCCCTCCGCACCCACGCTCGCCTCCGGCCGTGGCGCCGACCGGAAGTGCCTGGATCTCACCGTGCCACATTCCGGCCCGGGAGCACAGCCGGAGCGGCGGTTGGGTCAGTCGGTGCTGCTGCTCGGGCTGGCGGAGCCGCTGCCGGACGTGCTGCTCGACGGCGCGGCGCTGCTGCTGCTCGGCGCGGCGCTGCTGGTCTCCGGCTCGGCGCTCGCGCTCTGGCTCGGCGTCGGGTCGGGCGAGTCGGTCGGGCTCGGCGGCGGCGTACTCGGCGCCGGGCTGGACGTCGTCGGCTTCGGCGTCGGCGTGGTGGGCTTCGGCGTGGTCGGCGTCGGCTTGGGCGTGGTCGACGGCTTGGGCGTGGTGGGCGTCGGCTCGGGCGTGGTCGACGGCTTCGGCGTGGCCGGCACGGTCGGCGGCGGGACCGGGGTGGCCGGGGCGGGTACGGCGCCGATCACCCGGGTCGCGGCGTAGAGCCGGGACCAGCGGACCACCGAGATCTTGACGACGTCGCCGGTCCGCGGCGCCTCCACCATCTTGCCGTTGCCGATGTACATGGCGACGTGGTGGACGCTGGTCCAGCTGCTGCTGGAGGCGAAGAACAGCAGGTCGCCGGGGAGCAGGGCGTTCGGCGAGACGGTGCGGGAACGGGTCGCGAAGTACTGGTCCTTGGCGACGCGGGGCAGGCCCCGGTAGCCGGCCGCCTGGTAGGAGGCGAGCATCAGGCCGGAGCAGTCGAACCGGTCCGGGCCCTCGGCGGCCCACAGGTAGGGGTCACCGAGCTGGGCGAGGGCGTAGCGCACGGCGGCGAGCGCCCGCGGGTCCGCCACCAGGCCGTCGATGCTCTGATCGACCACGTACGAGGTGCCGAGCCGCTGCTCGGCGGCGTCCGCCAGGCGCTCGATCTCCAGGAGCTTGGCCGCGTTCTCCTTGCGCAGCGCGACGAGCGCGGTTTCCTGCTTGCGCAGGTCGGCCTCGGCGCGGGTGAACGCGGTGGTCTGCTCGGTGGCCCGGCGCTGGGCCGACTCGTGTGCCTTCCGGGCGGCCTCCTCGGCGCTGGTGGCCCGGAGGAGTTCGCCGGTCACCGACGTGGTGGCGCCCTCGGCCTTGTCGCCGCGGGTGATGCGCTGGAGGTTGGCGAAGTCGCGCAGGCTGGCGCCGAACTCACCGGGCGGCAGCGCCGCGTCGGCCTTCACGGCGTCGGCGGCGGCGCTCTTGGCGTTGTCCTGGGCGCGGGTGAGCGCGTCCTGGGCCTCCTTGAGCCGGGCGGCGGACTGGGTCAGCTCGGTCTGTGCGGCGTCCCGCTCGGCCTTGATCCGGAGCAGTTCCTCGCCGAGGAGGGTGACCCGGGCGTCGAGCTGGTTGATCTGGGCGATCAGCGGGCCGTCGGCCGGGTTGGTCACGCCGGTGGTGCCCGGCAGGCCCGCAGTGCCGCCCGGGGTGGTGACGCCGGGCAGGCCCGGGACGGTGCCGGGGAGGCCGGGAACGGCGCCCGGTACGCCGGGAACGGTGCCGGGTACGCCGCGGACGGTGCCGGACGAGCCGGGCAGTTGCAGGGGGCCGGTGACCTGGGGCCGGGAGCCGGTGTCGGGTACGACGTCGGGCAGCGGGTCGGCCCAGGCGGGTGTGGCGAGCGCCGCGGCCGCGACCGCCCCCAGAAGGGCGGACCAGAGCGCCGGGCGCAGGATCGGTGAGATCACCGGCTGCCGTCCTCGTCGCCGTCGGGCCTTGGTGCTGTGAGCCATACCGCTCCCCGTCCGGTCTGGGGTCCGTCACGCGTGATTGGGGCGTGTCGGGACAGGACGGCCCTGGTGTGTGTTCCGCCCCACCCTGTCTTACCTCACGGTTGCGACGATGTCGATGTGCGGAGCGTGACGGCCGGTGAACCGGCGCGACCACGTCGGCGGCCGGTCGGACCCGCGACGTACGCTCGATCGGGAACCCAGGTGGAAGGACGTGGCTTTCGGATGGACGCCGGACTCAAGCGCGAACTCGAGGCGAAGGTGTACGCGGGGGAGCGGCTGACCCGCGAGGACGGCATCGCCCTCTACGCCAGCGACGACCTGACCTGGCTGGGCCGGCTGGCCCACCACAGGCGTACCGAGCTCAACGGCGACCGGGTGATGTTCAACGTCAACCGGCACCTGAACCTGACGAACGTCTGCTCCGCGTCGTGCGCGTACTGCTCGTTCCAGCGCAAGCCGGGCGAGAAGGACGCCTACACGATGCGCATCGACGAGGCCGTCCGCAAGGCCAAGGAGATGGAGGACGAGCAGCTCACCGAGCTGCACATCGTCAACGGCCTGCACCCGACGCTGCCCTGGCGCTACTACCCGAAGGTGCTGCGGGAGCTGAAGGCCGCGCTGCCGAAGGTCAACCTCAAGGCGTTCACCGCCACCGAGGTGCAGTGGTTCGAGAAGATCAGCGGGCTCACCGCCGACGCGATCCTCGACGAGCTGATGGACGCCGGCCTGGAGTCGCTCACCGGCGGTGGAGCGGAGATCTTCGACTGGGAGGTCCGGCAGCACATCGTCGACCACAACTGCCACTGGGAGGACTGGTCGCGCATCCACCGGCTGGCCCACTCGAAGGGCATGAAGACGCCGTCGACCATGCTCTACGGCCACATCGAGGAGCCCCGGCACCGGGTCGACCACGTGCTGCGGCTGCGTGAGCTGCAGGACGAGACCGGCGGTTTCCAGGTCTTCATCCCGCTGCGCTACCAGCACGACTTCGTCGACTCGGCGGACGGCAAGATCCGTAACCGGATCCAGGCCCGGACCACGATGGCCTCGCCGGCCGAGTCGCTCAAGACGTTCGCGGTCTCCCGGCTGCTGTTCGACAACGTGCCGCACGTCAAGTGCTTCTGGGTCATGCACGGGCTGTCGGTCGCGCAGCTCTCGCTGAACTTCGGCGTCGACGACCTGGACGGCTCGGTGGTCGAATACAAGATCACCCACGACGCCGACTCGTACGGCACGCCGAACACCATGCACCGCGACGACCTGCTGCACATGATCTGGGACGCCGGCTTCCGTCCGGTCGAGCGGAACACCCGCTACGAGATCGTCCGCGAGTACGACGGGCCGCCGTCGCTGGCGGAGCGCCGGTCCGAGCCGCAGCAGGTCTGGGCCTGACCTGGCGATGAGCGACGAGGAACAGCAGCGCGGCTTCCCCCGGCGCGACGCCGAGGGGCGCATCCTCACCCTCGGTGACCTGCTCGGGGTGAGCCTGGCCGGCCTGGTCATCGGGGTGCTGGCGCTGCTGGTCTTCGAGTTCGCGTTCGCCACGGTGGGCGACAGCGGCTTCGGGGGTACGAACGGCTGGCTCGCGGTGATCCTGCCGCTCTGGTTGTTCTGGGACGAGTTCCGGGCCTGGGAGTTCGGCGCCGCCCGGGTGGTGGCCGCGCTGGCCGGTCTCGGGCTCGGCGTCCTCGCCGGTCTGCTGGCCGCGGGCCTGGCCTCCGGGCTGCCCGCGCTGTTCACCGGCGCGTTGGCTGCGGCGGTGTTCACCGTGGTCTACGCCGTCATCTGGTTTCATGGCGTGCACTGGCTGGCCCGGCGTACGGGCTGAGGCACGGAGAGAGTGGGAATGCGGGAATGAGCGCGGCGGTCAAGTACACGCTGGGCCGGGTCGGGCTGTTCGTCGCCGTGCTGGCAGCCCTCTGGTTCGTCGAGATGAACATGTTCCTGCGGCTGATGGTGGCGCTGATCTCCTCCGCCGCGCTGTCGTTCTTCCTGCTGCGCAACTGGCGGGACGAGATGGCCGGCGAGATGGCGGAGGCGTCGGAGCGGCGGCGCGCGGAGAAGGACCGGCTGCGCTCGGCGCTCGCCGGTGACGACGAGCCGGGCGCCGAGCCGGACGCCGAGCGCCGCGACGGCTGAGCGGACGGACGAAGGGCCCGGCGCCGCACACGGCACCGGGCCCTTCACCGGTCAGCCGAACCGTTCACCGGCCGGCCGGGCCGTTCACCAGTTGGTCGAGCCCGGGACGACCGGCCACGGCCGGTCGGCCGGCTTGATCAGGTACGCGATGCCGCCGGAGCCGGAGGCCACTGTGCCGTTGGCCCGGTAGCGCTTGGTGCGCAGCCAGATCTGCTCGAACTGCTCCCGCTTGTAGACGTTGCGGACCGCGTCGTTCGACGAGGACGCCGGGTCGTTGACGATCACGTCGCCGTCGGCGGTGAAGCCGACGATCACGAACAGGTGCCCGGAGGTGCCGTAGTTGGCCCCGTCCAGCTCGCTGGCGAGGAACGACTGCGAGGTCACCACCGGGATGCCCGCCTTGATGAACCGTTCCGCCTCGTCGAGCGAGTGCAGCCGGGTGACCCGCGCCTCCAGGCCGGGGAAGCTCGACGCGTACGCGGTGTTGAACGGCCAGTTGCCGGCGCCCTCGTACTCGTAGTCGTAGGTCATCCGGGCGGCGTGGTCGACAGTCGGGTCGGGGTAGGAGGGGTCGACCCACGAGGTGTCCTCGGCCGAGGGCTTGCGGCCCCAGTACTCGACCACCATCTCCGTCGAGGTGGGCGAGCACCACGCCTCGCCGCCGCCGTCGTACTCGGGGTACTCGCCGATGTGGATGTTCTGCGAGTAACGCGGCACGGCCAGCTCGGTGCCCCAGGCGATGCCGCCCCGGCTCGGGGTGACGGTGAACCGGTCCGGGACGTTCGACGCCATCGCGCCGACCATCTGGACCTGCGGCGCGGCGGCCTGGCCGGGCGCGCGGTAGAGCGTCAGCCGCAACTGGTACGAGCGCAGCAGCACCCCCGCGTCGGCGTCGTCGACCGAGAACGTGTCGGTCCAGATGCTCGACCACGGGTCGCCCTGGCCGTCCAGCGTGGAGCGCTTGATGTCCTGGTCGCCGGAGGCCCAGCGGCCCATGACGTACCACGGGGTCTGTGCCCCGGTGTTGTACGTGCCGTGCAGCTCGACCTGGATCCAGGTGCCGGCCGGGGTGGCGGCGTTCCACGACGCGACCATCTCGGTGGCGTCGAAGCCGATCCGCCGCTCGGGCGAGGTCCAGGTGGCGTACTCCCAGGTGCGGGTCGTGCCGGTGTGCTCGTCGGTGAACTCGGTGGTGCCCGCCGGGCGGCCGATGGTCAGCGCCGGGTGGCGGCCCGGTACGGCGCGGGTGCCCTGGTGGGAGCCGCTACGCCAGTCGGGGAAGCGGGAGAACTCCTGAAAGGTGATCTGTTCGTCGTGCGTGACGCCCGGTCGCGGGGCTTGTGCCTGGACCGGTGCGCTGGTGGCGAGGAGGGTGAGCGCGGTGAGGCCGGCGAGGGCGGCCGCGCGCATGGGTCGTCCGAACATGGCAGCTCCACAGGGAGACGGCATCGTTGCCGTTCACTGTCGCGCTTGGCGGGAAGTTTCGCCAGATGTTCAGGCGTAGAAAATCATTGCCGAAGTGACGATCAGGTCGGGATGACCCAAGGCAAAGACAGATATTGATATGACCATGTGTCTCCTGGTGGAGTGTGCGGACAACGGGATCTCCCGTACCCCCAGGAGGTTGTCCATGGCCTTCCGCTCCTCTCCGCTCCGCCGCCGGCTGGCGCTCGCCGCCGTCATCGGCCTGACCATCGTCGCCGCGGCCGCCGCGCCCGCCGTCGCCCGGCCCGCACCGGAAGGCTCCGGTGAGCCGGCCACCGTCGCCTACCGGGTGCTCGGCCCGCGTACGGCGGCCGACCGCACCGCGGTCGCCTCCACCGGTGCCGCGATCGACTACTCCGAGCACGGCGTGCTGCACGTCACGGCGACCAAGGCCGAGGCCAACGCGATCACCCGGCTCGGATTCCGGCTCGAGAAGGACGTCGTGCCGGAGCACGACCACGCCGACGGGGGCATGACCGCCAACGCGTTCCCGCCCGCCGACTCGAACTACCACGACTACGCCGAGCTGACAGCGGTGGTGAACAAGGTGGTCGCCGACCACCCGACGATCGCCCGCAAGCTGAGCATCGGCACGTCGTACCAGGGCCGGGACCTGATGGCGGTGAAGATCTCCGACAACGTCGCCACCGACGAGGCCGAGCCGGAGATCCTGTTCAACGCCCAGCAGCACGCCCGTGAGCACCTGACCGTCGAGATGGCGATCTACCTGCTCAACCTCTTCACCGACAACTACGGCAGCGACTCCCGGATCAGCAGCATCGTCAACTCCCGGGAGATCTGGATCGTCCCCACAGTCAACCCGGACGGCAGCGAGTACGACATCGCCACCGGCTCCTACCGCTCCTGGCGCAAGAACCGGCAGCCCAACAGCGGTTCGACAGCCATCGGCACCGACCTGAACCGCAACTGGGCCTACCAGTGGGGCTGCTGCGGCGGCTCGTCCGGCACCAAGTCGTCGGACACCTACCGGGGCCCGTCCGCCTTCTCCGCCCCGGAGACCGCGGCGCTGCGCAACTTCGTCAACAGCCGGGTCGTCGGCGGGGTGCAGCAGATCAAGGCGAACATCGACTTCCACACCTACTCGCAGCTGGTGCTCTGGCCGTACGGGTACACGTACAGCAACACCGCCACCGGGATGAACACCGACCAGTACAACACCTTCGCCACCATCGGGCGGCAGATGGCGGCGACGAACAACTACACCCCGGAACAGTCGAGCGACCTCTACATCGCCGACGGCACCAGCATCGACTGGATGTGGGGCGCCCACAAGATCTGGGCGTACACCTTCGAGATGTACCCCGGCTCGGCCTCCGGCGGCGGCTTCTACCCGCCGGACGAGGTGATCCCGGCGCAGACCTCACGCAACCGGGAGGCCGTGCTGATCCTGTCCGAGTACGCCGACTGCCCGTACCGGGCGATCGGCAAGCAGAGCCAGTACTGCTGACCTCACCACCGGGCGGGAACCCCGGTTCCACCCCCGCCGGGGTTCCCGCCCACCCCGCCCGTCCGGACGATCTCCGCTGGTCGTGCGCTACCGTGGCACCGACCGTGCCACAGCGAAGCCGGTGCGAAACCGGCGCTGTCCCGCAACTGTGATGCCCCGTACGCGCGGCGCCGGCCTTCCGCCGGCGCCGACGGACGTGGGACGAGCCAGGTCGCCTGAGGCCCGGTCGCGACACGCGCTCTCGAGGAAGGGCGCCTCGCGGACGGGCCTTTCCCCCTGTCGGCGAAGCACCACACTCCTCGACCGACAGGAGGCCCCATGTCCAGACGTACCCCCCGGCTCTTCGCCACCGCCCTCGCGGCCGGCGTGCTGCTCCTCGGCGGCTGCGCCGAGAAGACCTCGACCGACACCCCCGCCGCCGGCGGCTCCGGCGGCGCGTTCCCGGCCACAGTCGGCAAGCTGACGCTGGAGAAGCGGCCCGAGAAGATCGTCTCGCTCTCGCCGACCTCCACCGAGATGCTGTTCGCCATCGGCGCCGGCAAGCAGGTCACCGCCGTCGACGACCAGTCGAACTACCCGGCCGAGGCGCCCCGCACCGACCTGTCCGGCTACCAGCCGAACGCCGAGGCGGTCGCCTCCCGCAACCCCGACCTCGTGGTGATCTCGGACAACCTCAACAAGATCGCCGACCAGCTCGTCGCGCTGAAGATCCCGGTCCTGCAGATCCCCGCCGCGGCCACGCTCGACGACACGTACCGGCAGCTCACCGACCTGGGCACGCTCACCGGCCACCGGTCCGAGGCGGACGCCGTGGTGCAGAAGATGAAGGACGACATCACCGCGCTGACCAAGGACCTGCCGAAGCGTACGGATAAGCCGACCTACTACCACGAGCTGGGCCCGGAGCTGTACAGCGCGACCAGCAAGACCTTCATCGGCACCATCTACGCGCTCGCCGGCCTGGAGAACATCGCCGACGCGTCCGACGCCGACGGGAAGAACGGCGGCTACCCGCAGCTCTCCCAGGAGGTCATCGTCAAGGCGAACCCCGACTTCGTCTTCCTCTCCGACACCAAGTGCTGCAAGCAGAGCGCCGACACGGTGAAGGCGCGCAGCGGTTGGTCCGGCATCACCGCCGTGAAGAACAACCAGATCGTGGAGCTGGACGACGACATCGCCTCGCGCTGGGGCCCGCGCGTGGTCGAACTGCTCAAGGTGATCGTCGACGCCACCGCCAAGGTCCCGGCCTGACCGTGGCCCTACGACAGGCGGAATCCGCCCCGAACCCGGCCGGGACGCCCGACGCGCCCCGGCCGGGTGCCCGGCTGCTGTCCCGGCCGGGGCGGCGTGGGGCGCGCGGCGCGGCCGGTGCCCCGATCCGGCCCGCCGGGCTGCGCAAGCGCTGGCTGTTCGCCGGTGTCGTGGCGGTGCTCGTCGCGCTGGTCGCGGGCGTCTCGCTCGGCCCGGTCAGCCTGCCGCCCGGCAGCGTCGCGGCCGAACTGCTCAACCTGCTGCCCGGGGTGCACCTGGACAGCGGGCTCACCGAGCGGGAAGTCGCGATCATCACCGAGCTGCGGCTGCCCCGGGTCGTGCTCGGCCTGCTCGTCGGCGCGCTCCTCGCCCTGGCCGGCGGCTGCTACCAGGGCGTCTTCCGCAACCCGCTGGCCGACCCGTACCTGCTCGGCGTGGCGGCCGGAGCCGGATTCGCGGTCACCGCGGCGATCGTGCTCGGCGCCGGTGCGGGCGGGGCGCTGACCGGGCTGCCGATCACCATTCCGCTGGCCGCGTTCGTCGGGTCGCTCGGCGCGGTCGTGCTGACGTACCTGCTCGGCGCCGCCGGTGGCCGGGACCGGTCCCCGGCCACGCTGATCCTGGCCGGGGTGGCGGTGTCGGCGTTCTTCGCCGCCGGGCAGACGTACCTGCTGCAACAGCACTCCGACAACATCCAGCAGGTCTACTCCTGGCTGCTCGGGCGGCTGGCCACCGCCGGCTGGCACGACGTGTGGCTGGTCCTGCCGTACTTCGTGCTCACCTCCGTGGTGGTGCTGCTGCACCGGCGTGAACTGGACGTGCTCTCCGTCGGCGACGACGAGGCCGCCGGTCTCGGCCTGCACCCGCAGCGCTCCCGCTACCTGCTGATCGCCGCCGCGTCGCTCGGCACCGCCGCCGCCGTGTCCGCGTCCGGGCTGATCGGCTTCGTCGGCATCATCGTGCCGCACACCATGCGGCTGCTCGCCGGTTCCAGCCACCGGGTGATCCTGCCGCTGTCGATGCTGTTCGGCGGCGCGTTCCTCGCCCTGACCGACGTGGTCGCCCGGACCGCCGCCGCGCCCGCCGAGATCCCGATCGGCGTGGTCACCGCGCTGCTCGGCGGCCCGTTCTTCGTACTGGTCCTGCGGACCGCCCGCCGGGTGGCGATGTGAACGCCCCCGCGGTGCGCGTCCACGACCTGCGCGTCGCCCTCGGCGGCACGCCGGTCCTGGCCGGCGTCGACCTCACAGTCACGGCGGGCGAGTGGGTCACAGTGATCGGACCCAACGGCGCCGGCAAATCGACGCTGTTGCGCGCCGTCGGCGGCCTGCTCACCGGCCCGGGCGAGGTGGCCCTCTTCGGTACGCCGATCGGCGCGCTGCGTCGCCGCGACCGCGCCCGGATCGTGGCCACGGTGGCGCAGTCCCCGGTCGTGCCGATCGGCATGTCGGTGTTCGACTACGCGCTGCTCGGGCGCACCCCGTACATCCCGCCGCTGGGCCGCGAGTCCGCCGCCGACCTGGCCGCCGTGCACGAGGTGCTGGACCGGCTCGACCTGGGCCCGTTCGCCCACCGCGAGCTGGCCACCCTCTCCGGCGGCGAGCGGCAGCGCGTCTTCCTGGCCCGGGCGCTGGCCCAGGGCGCCACCCTGCTGCTGCTCGACGAGCCGACCAGCGCGCTGGACATCGGGCACCAGCAGGAGGTGCTGGAACTCGTCGACCAGCTCCGCCGCGCACACGGGCTCACAGTGCTCGCCACCATGCACGACCTCTCCATCGCCGGCGAGTACGCCGACCGCCTGGTGCTGCTCGCCGACGGCCGGGTGGCTGCCGCCGGGCCGCCCGAGGAGGTGCTCACCGAGGAGTTGCTGGCCCGCCACTACCGTGCCCACATCCGCGTCATCCCCGGCGACCACGGCCCCTTGGTGGTCCCCGTCCGCCCCACCTGACCCCCACCCCACCCTCCCACGCCGTTGATCTTGCACTACAGGCCCCGGCAAAAGGTGCATATATCGCGTCGGGAGGACCGTAACTGCAAGATCGACGGGCCGGGTGACGGCCCTGCTGCTGAACTGTCCACGCCAGTGTTCGCCGTCTCGAATCCCGGATCAGCGTCCCGGCTGCCGGGATGACGGACTGAATCTTGGTGCGAACGAGCCCTCCTGGGGGCCGTTCCGTACCAAGATCTCGGCCGTCCCCGCCTCTCTCCGGCGATCTTGCAGTTCAAGCCCCGGCAAAAGGTGTGTATGCCGCATCGCGAGGGCTGTAACTGCAAGATCGACAGCGATGCCGGGAGGGCGGAGGCTCGGGCGGGACGGAGGGCGACGCGGGCGCGGGGCGGGGTCAGCGCAGGGTGGAGACGGAGAAGAGGGCGCCGTCGGGGTCGCGCAGGGCGGCGCTGCGTCCGGCCGGGTTGTCGCGCGGCGGGACGAGGATGGTGCCGCCCAGCTCGGCGGCCCGGGCGGCGGTGGCGTCGGCGTCCTCCACCGCGAAGTACACCGCCCAGTACGCGGGCAGGTCCGTCGGCATCGGCTCGGCCCGGGGCAGCATCCCGGCGACGATCCGGGCGCCGCAGCGCCACCCGGTGTACGCGACCGGTCCGGCCGGGCGCTCCTCCGGATGCCAGCCGAAGACCAGCGCGTAGAACTCCTTCGCACCCTCCGGGTCGGGCGTGACCAGCTCGTTCCAGCACATCGCGCCCGGCGCGTTGTACAGCTCGGCCCCGCGCATCGCCATCGGCTGCCACACGCTGAACACCGCGCCGGCCGGGTCGGCGAGCACCGCCATCCGGCCCTGCTGCGCGACGTCGAACGGGGATACGACCACCTGCCCGCCGGCCGCCTCCACCCGGGTCGCGACCAGATCGGCGTCGTCGGTCGCCACGTACGTGGACCAGACCGG
It includes:
- a CDS encoding ABC transporter ATP-binding protein codes for the protein MNAPAVRVHDLRVALGGTPVLAGVDLTVTAGEWVTVIGPNGAGKSTLLRAVGGLLTGPGEVALFGTPIGALRRRDRARIVATVAQSPVVPIGMSVFDYALLGRTPYIPPLGRESAADLAAVHEVLDRLDLGPFAHRELATLSGGERQRVFLARALAQGATLLLLDEPTSALDIGHQQEVLELVDQLRRAHGLTVLATMHDLSIAGEYADRLVLLADGRVAAAGPPEEVLTEELLARHYRAHIRVIPGDHGPLVVPVRPT
- a CDS encoding C39 family peptidase; this translates as MFGRPMRAAALAGLTALTLLATSAPVQAQAPRPGVTHDEQITFQEFSRFPDWRSGSHQGTRAVPGRHPALTIGRPAGTTEFTDEHTGTTRTWEYATWTSPERRIGFDATEMVASWNAATPAGTWIQVELHGTYNTGAQTPWYVMGRWASGDQDIKRSTLDGQGDPWSSIWTDTFSVDDADAGVLLRSYQLRLTLYRAPGQAAAPQVQMVGAMASNVPDRFTVTPSRGGIAWGTELAVPRYSQNIHIGEYPEYDGGGEAWCSPTSTEMVVEYWGRKPSAEDTSWVDPSYPDPTVDHAARMTYDYEYEGAGNWPFNTAYASSFPGLEARVTRLHSLDEAERFIKAGIPVVTSQSFLASELDGANYGTSGHLFVIVGFTADGDVIVNDPASSSNDAVRNVYKREQFEQIWLRTKRYRANGTVASGSGGIAYLIKPADRPWPVVPGSTNW
- a CDS encoding VOC family protein — its product is MNGVEPGTPCWTDLATPGLDDARRFYPELFGWTGEISPEPEAGGYTVFRKDGKAVAGAGPPGTPDQVPVWSTYVATDDADLVATRVEAAGGQVVVSPFDVAQQGRMAVLADPAGAVFSVWQPMAMRGAELYNAPGAMCWNELVTPDPEGAKEFYALVFGWHPEERPAGPVAYTGWRCGARIVAGMLPRAEPMPTDLPAYWAVYFAVEDADATAARAAELGGTILVPPRDNPAGRSAALRDPDGALFSVSTLR
- a CDS encoding FecCD family ABC transporter permease, which translates into the protein MSRPGRRGARGAAGAPIRPAGLRKRWLFAGVVAVLVALVAGVSLGPVSLPPGSVAAELLNLLPGVHLDSGLTEREVAIITELRLPRVVLGLLVGALLALAGGCYQGVFRNPLADPYLLGVAAGAGFAVTAAIVLGAGAGGALTGLPITIPLAAFVGSLGAVVLTYLLGAAGGRDRSPATLILAGVAVSAFFAAGQTYLLQQHSDNIQQVYSWLLGRLATAGWHDVWLVLPYFVLTSVVVLLHRRELDVLSVGDDEAAGLGLHPQRSRYLLIAAASLGTAAAVSASGLIGFVGIIVPHTMRLLAGSSHRVILPLSMLFGGAFLALTDVVARTAAAPAEIPIGVVTALLGGPFFVLVLRTARRVAM
- a CDS encoding ABC transporter substrate-binding protein, whose amino-acid sequence is MSRRTPRLFATALAAGVLLLGGCAEKTSTDTPAAGGSGGAFPATVGKLTLEKRPEKIVSLSPTSTEMLFAIGAGKQVTAVDDQSNYPAEAPRTDLSGYQPNAEAVASRNPDLVVISDNLNKIADQLVALKIPVLQIPAAATLDDTYRQLTDLGTLTGHRSEADAVVQKMKDDITALTKDLPKRTDKPTYYHELGPELYSATSKTFIGTIYALAGLENIADASDADGKNGGYPQLSQEVIVKANPDFVFLSDTKCCKQSADTVKARSGWSGITAVKNNQIVELDDDIASRWGPRVVELLKVIVDATAKVPA